Proteins from a single region of Ziziphus jujuba cultivar Dongzao chromosome 1, ASM3175591v1:
- the LOC107408703 gene encoding large ribosomal subunit protein eL6x — protein sequence MAPKQRTPKVSRNPDLIRGIGKYSRSKMYHKRGLWAIKAKNGGVFPRHDPKPKPEAPAEKPPKFYPADDVKKPLVNRRKHKPTKLRASITPGTVLIILAGRFKGKRVVFLKQLPSGLLLITGPFKINGVPLRRVNQSYVIATSTKVDISGVNLDKFDDKFFAKEAQKKKKKGEGEFFEAEKEEKKVLPQGKKDDQKTVDTALLKSIEGVPELKAYLAARFSLKAGMKPHELKF from the exons ATGGCGCCGAAGCAGAGGACTCCCAAGGTAAGCCGTAACCCTGATCTGATTAGGGGAATTGGGAAGTACTCAAGGTCCAAGATGTACCACAAGCGAGGTCTCTGGGCCATCAAGGCCAAGAATGGTGGTGTTTTCCCTCGCCACGACCCCAAGCCCAAGCCTGAAGCTCCTGCTGAGAAACCCCCCAAGTTCTATCCAGCCGACGATGTCAAGAAGCCCCTTGTCAATCGTCGCAAGCACAAACCTACCAAGCTCAG GGCTAGCATCACTCCGGGTACTGTGCTGATTATACTTGCTGGGAGGTTCAAGGGGAAGAGAGTTGTGTTCCTCAAGCAACTTCCTTCTGGATTGCTTCTGATCACTG GTCCATTCAAGATTAATGGTGTTCCTCTAAGACGTGTCAACCAATCCTATGTGATTGCAACATCCACCAAGGTTGATATATCTGGCGTCAATTTGGATAAGTTTGATGACAAGTTCTTTGCAAAGGAAgctcagaagaagaagaagaagggagaAGGCGAATTTTTTGAGGCAGAGAAAGAG GAGAAAAAGGTCCTTCCACAGGGTAAAAAAGATGACCAGAAGACTGTGGATACAGCATTGTTAAAGTCTATTGAGGGAGTTCCTGAGCTCAAGGCCTATTTGGCTGCAAGGTTTTCTCTTAAGGCAGGCATGAAGCCTCATGAGCTTAAGTTCTAG
- the LOC107408607 gene encoding FT-interacting protein 1 translates to MKLVVEVVDAHDLMPKDGEGSASAFVEVDFENQISRTISIPKNLNPIWNQKLFFNFDETKNYHHQTIEVSIYNERKPIPGRNFLGKVRIPCSNIAKKGEEVYQIFQLEKKWFFSSVRGEIGLKIYISPESGPKYPIPSHPSEAPPTNSPQPSEPPASTSAPRTPGNTQLTSKTFAAVPKAKVPLAVDPKTRTAEPAKEVSTLTVIENSSSVALANSSSCRPTQEPNEEIEFPAAARAQKEHHINKHQVLKQSQGVPLTMHAVNPQAYHNHPEDYDLKDTNPQLGERWLSNGAYGGRGWMTGGDRFSSTYDLVEQMFYLYVRVMKAKDLPPSAITASCDPYVEVKLGNYKGRTRHFERKTNPEWNQVFAFSKDRIQSSVLEVFVKDKEMVGRDDFLGRVVFDLNEIPTRVPPDSPLAPQWYRMESRHGDGKVRGEIMLAVWMGTQADEAFPEAWHSDAASVYGEGVFNIRSKVYVSPKLWYLRLNVIEAQDVLPNDRSRLPEVFVKAQVGNQVLRTKICPTCTTNPLWNEDLVFVAAEPFEEQLVITVEDRVHPSKDDVIGKISLPLDSFEKRLDHRPVHSRWFNLEKYGFGALEIDRRKELKFASRIHVRVCLEGGYHVLDESTMYISDQRPTSRQLWKQPIGILEVGILGAEGLLPMKMKDGRGNTDAYCVAKYGHKWVRTRTILDTFNPKWNEQYTWEVYDPCTVITLGVFDNCHLGGRDKPNGGGAAARDSRIGKVRIRLSTLEAHRIYTHSYPLLVLQPHGVKKMGELQLAVRFTTLSLANMIYVYGHPLLPKMHYLHPFTVNQVDNLRYQAMNIVATRLSRAEPPLRKEVVEYMLDVDSHMWSMRRSKANFFRIMSLLSGLFSMGKWFGDVCNWKNTVTTVLVHILFLILICYPELILPTLFLYMFLIGMWNYRFRPRHPPHMDIKLSWADAVHPDELDEEFDTFPTSKPHDLVRMRYDRLRSVAGRIQTVVGDIATQGERVQSLLSWRDPRGTSLFILFSLCAAVVLYVTPFRVVGLVAGLYYLRHPRFRSKLPSVPSNFFKRLTARTDSLL, encoded by the coding sequence atgaaGCTAGTGGTGGAAGTGGTAGATGCTCATGATCTTATGCCCAAAGATGGAGAAGGGTCTGCTAGTGCATTTGTAGAAGTCGATTTCGAAAACCAAATCAGCCGAACCATATCTATTCCAAAGAATCTCAACCCCATTTGGAACCAaaaactttttttcaattttgatgaaACCAAAAACTACCATCACCAAACAATTGAAGTCTCAATATACAATGAGAGGAAACCTATTCCAGGCAGAAACTTCCTTGGAAAAGTAAGAATTCCTTGCTCGAATATTGCCAAGAAAGGTGAGGAAGTTTATCAAATCTTCCAGTTAGAAAAGAAGTGGTTTTTTTCATCTGTCAGAGGTGAGATTGGCCTCAAAATCTATATCTCGCCAGAATCAGGACCCAAATATCCTATTCCTTCACATCCATCAGAAGCCCCTCCTACAAATTCACCACAACCTTCAGAGCCTCCAGCTTCTACTTCTGCTCCACGAACTCCAGGAAACACACAACTTACAAGCAAAACATTTGCTGCTGTTCCTAAAGCCAAGGTTCCTCTTGCTGTTGATCCAAAAACCAGAACAGCAGAACCTGCAAAAGAAGTTTCAACACTCACTGTGATTGAAAATTCTAGTTCTGTTGCATTGGCCAATTCCAGCAGCTGTCGTCCTACTCAAGAGCCGAACGAGGAGATCGAATTTCCAGCTGCAGCAAGAGCCCAGAAAGAGCACCACATAAACAAACATCAAGTTCTGAAGCAATCACAAGGTGTGCCATTAACCATGCATGCAGTTAATCCACAAGCATATCATAATCACCCAGAGGATTATGACCTTAAAGATACCAACCCCCAGCTTGGTGAGCGGTGGCTGAGTAATGGAGCTTATGGAGGAAGAGGATGGATGACTGGTGGTGACAGATTTTCAAGCACTTATGACCTTGTCGAGCAGATGTTTTATCTGTATGTTCGTGTCATGAAAGCCAAAGATCTTCCTCCCAGCGCCATCACTGCAAGCTGTGATCCTTATGTGGAAGTGAAACTGGGGAACTACAAAGGAAGAACAAGACATTTCGAGAGGAAAACAAATCCAGAGTGGAACCAGGTTTTTGCTTTCTCAAAAGACCGCATTCAGTCATCAGTGCTAGAAGTCTTTGTCAAGGACAAAGAAATGGTTGGAAGAGATGATTTTCTTGGAAGAGTGGTTTTCGATTTGAATGAGATTCCCACCAGAGTTCCACCTGACAGTCCACTGGCTCCTCAATGGTATAGAATGGAGAGCCGCCATGGAGATGGCAAAGTTAGAGGCGAAATCATGCTTgctgtttggatgggaacacaGGCTGACGAAGCATTTCCAGAGGCTTGGCATTCGGATGCTGCATCAGTCTATGGTGAGGGTGTCTTCAACATCAGGTCTAAAGTCTATGTATCACCAAAACTTTGGTACCTTCGTCTTAACGTGATCGAAGCTCAGGATGTGCTACCCAATGACAGAAGTCGTCTTCCAGAAGTGTTTGTTAAAGCTCAGGTTGGAAACCAAGTTCTCAGAACCAAGATTTGCCCAACTTGTACTACGAATCCACTTTGGAATGAAGATTTAGTCTTTGTAGCTGCTGAGCCATTTGAGGAGCAGCTGGTCATCACCGTTGAGGATCGAGTTCACCCTTCGAAAGATGATGTGATAGGAAAGATAAGCTTGCCACTCGACTCATTTGAGAAGCGACTTGATCACCGGCCCGTTCATTCTCGCTGGTTTAATCTTGAGAAATATGGTTTTGGTGCCCTGGAAATTGACAGGAGGAAGGAGCTCAAGTTCGCAAGCCGAATTCATGTAAGAGTTTGTCTTGAAGGTGGATACCATGTATTGGATGAATCTACAATGTATATAAGCGACCAAAGGCCAACATCAAGGCAACTCTGGAAACAACCAATTGGGATTCTTGAAGTGGGAATTTTAGGTGCAGAAGGTCTTCTCCCAATGAAGATGAAGGATGGCAGGGGAAACACAGATGCTTACTGTGTAGCTAAATACGGCCACAAATGGGTTCGAACCAGAACAATTCTTGACACATTCAATCCTAAATGGAATGAGCAATACACATGGGAAGTATATGACCCCTGTACCGTTATAACACTGGGAGTTTTCGACAACTGTCATCTCGGTGGTAGAGATAAACCAAATGGTGGAGGCGCAGCCGCACGCGATTCGCGAATTGGAAAGGTAAGAATCCGGCTATCAACACTCGAAGCTCACAGGATTTACACGCATTCTTATCCACTTCTAGTTCTACAACCTCATGGAGTCAAAAAAATGGGGGAGCTCCAACTAGCAGTCAGATTCACTACTCTTTCACTGGCTAACATGATCTATGTTTATGGCCACCCTTTGCTGCCGAAAATGCATTACTTGCATCCGTTCACAGTAAACCAGGTAGACAATTTAAGATACCAAGCCATGAACATTGTAGCTACAAGGCTTAGCAGAGCAGAACCACCTCTTCGAAAAGAGGTGGTGGAGTACATGTTGGACGTGGATTCACACATGTGGAGCATGAGAAGAAGCAAAGCCAACTTCTTCCGAATCATGTCGCTGCTTTCTGGTCTGTTTTCCATGGGAAAATGGTTTGGAGATGTCTGCAACTGGAAGAACACAGTCACAACTGTTCTGGTTCATATTCTTTTTCTCATACTGATTTGCTACCCGGAATTGATTCTTCCAACTCTCTTCCTCTACATGTTCCTCATTGGAATGTGGAACTATAGATTCAGACCAAGGCATCCACCTCACATGGATATTAAACTTTCATGGGCAGATGCAGTGCATCCTGATGAGCTCGATGAAGAATTCGATACATTTCCAACATCTAAGCCTCATGATTTAGTAAGGATGAGATACGACAGGCTTAGAAGTGTTGCAGGGAGGATTCAGACTGTCGTAGGCGATATAGCAACACAAGGGGAGAGAGTTCAGTCCCTGCTTAGTTGGAGAGATCCTAGAGGAACCAGCCTATTCATATTGTTCAGTCTTTGTGCAGCTGTAGTGCTTTATGTGACACCGTTTAGAGTTGTGGGTTTGGTTGCAGGGCTGTATTATTTGAGGCATCCTAGGTTCCGAAGCAAGCTACCTTCTGTTCCAAGCAACTTCTTCAAGAGATTGACTGCTCGAACTGACAGCTTACTGTGA
- the LOC107405790 gene encoding large ribosomal subunit protein uL18c isoform X2, producing the protein MSAASLSFLHVAIAPSQRLRVAAPRLNPSPPQALVVEAKTRTRGENRDARHSRIRKKVEGTPERPRLCVFRSNKHLYVQEVAKKVGEAIAKSCLEKGITKVAYDRGGYPYHGRVKALADAAREHGLQF; encoded by the exons atgtcaGCAGCTTCACTTTCATTCCTTCACGTTGCAATTGCTCCTTCTCAGCGGCTGCGCGTGGCTGCTCCGAGGCTAAACCCATCTCCCCCACAAGCTCTGGTTGTCGAAGCCAAAACCAGGACCAGAGGAGAAAATAGGGATGCCCGCCATTCTCGTATCAGGAAGAAG GTTGAGGGGACTCCAGAAAGGCCAAGACTATGTGTTTTCCGCTCCAACAAGCATCTGTATGTCCAG GAAGTAGCAAAGAAGGTGGGTGAAGCCATTGCAAAGTCATGTTTGGAGAAAGGCATCACAAAGGTGGCCTATGACAGAGGTGGTTATCCATACCACGGACGTGTGAAAGCCCTGGCTGATGCAGCTCGGGAGCATGGTCTtcaattttaa
- the LOC107405790 gene encoding large ribosomal subunit protein uL18c isoform X1 — protein MSAASLSFLHVAIAPSQRLRVAAPRLNPSPPQALVVEAKTRTRGENRDARHSRIRKKVEGTPERPRLCVFRSNKHLYVQVIDDTKMHTLASASTMQKPVSEEFDCSSGPNLEVAKKVGEAIAKSCLEKGITKVAYDRGGYPYHGRVKALADAAREHGLQF, from the exons atgtcaGCAGCTTCACTTTCATTCCTTCACGTTGCAATTGCTCCTTCTCAGCGGCTGCGCGTGGCTGCTCCGAGGCTAAACCCATCTCCCCCACAAGCTCTGGTTGTCGAAGCCAAAACCAGGACCAGAGGAGAAAATAGGGATGCCCGCCATTCTCGTATCAGGAAGAAG GTTGAGGGGACTCCAGAAAGGCCAAGACTATGTGTTTTCCGCTCCAACAAGCATCTGTATGTCCAGGTGATTGATGATACCAAGATGCACACACTTGCTTCAGCTTCGACAATGCAGAAACCTGTATCTGAGGAGTTTGATTGCAGTTCTGGTCCCAACCTA GAAGTAGCAAAGAAGGTGGGTGAAGCCATTGCAAAGTCATGTTTGGAGAAAGGCATCACAAAGGTGGCCTATGACAGAGGTGGTTATCCATACCACGGACGTGTGAAAGCCCTGGCTGATGCAGCTCGGGAGCATGGTCTtcaattttaa